Proteins found in one Syngnathus acus chromosome 9, fSynAcu1.2, whole genome shotgun sequence genomic segment:
- the grk5l gene encoding G protein-coupled receptor kinase 5 isoform X2 gives MELENIVANTVLLKAREGGGGKRKGRSKKWKEILRFPHISQCTELGNSVEKDYVSICEKQPIGRQLFRLYCETRPKLQRCIQLLDAMEDYEVTPDEKRKSRGDQIVKTFLSKQSPQRVDIAEVFADQCRENLELSPCKEIFSNCRKAVHDYLSGAPFADFENSMYFDRFLQWKMLERQPITKDTFRQYRVLGKGGFGEVCACQVRATGKMYACKKLEKKRIKKRKGESMALNEKQILEKVNSRFVVSLAYAYETKDALCLVLTIMNGGDLKFHIYNMGTPGFDKDRVQFYAAQICCGLKHLHRESIVYRDLKPENILLDDNGHIRISDLGLAIKVPEGELIRGRVGTVGYMAPEVINNEKYGMSPDWWGLGCLIYEMTAGRSPFRARKERVKREEVERRVQEEEEEYNDKFTEDTKEICRRLLTKDPKQRLGCMGDEAAGVKAHSSFKNINFKRLEAGIVEPPFVPDPRAVYCKDVLDIEQFSTVKGVNLDQTDNDFYSKFATGSVSIPWQNEMIETECFRDLNVFGPQGMRPPDLDWNQPPEPPRRSLLDRIFRSTRRCLFPTAACSLPV, from the exons atggaGCTGGAGAACATCGTGGCCAACACTGTACTGCTAAAAGCCAGAGAGG GTGGAGGAGGCAAGCGGAAAGGGAGGAGCAAAAAATGGAAGGAGATCCTTCGTTTCCCCCACATAAGTCAGTGCACTGAGCTGGGCAACAGCGTTG AAAAGGACTATGTCAGTATCTGTGAGAAACAGCCTATTGGAAGGCAACTCTTCCGTCTTTACTGTGAGACCAGACCAAAACTGCAACGCTGCATTCAACTACTGGATGCAATG GAAGATTACGAGGTGACGCCTgacgaaaaaagaaaaagcagaggGGACCAGATTGTCAAGACgtttctttccaaacaa TCACCTCAGCGTGTGGACATTGCAGAGGTCTTTGCAGATCAGTGCCGAGAAAACCTCGAGCTCAGTCCATGTAAGGAGATCTTCAGCAACTGCCGCAA AGCTGTACACGACTACCTGAGCGGGGCTCCATTTGCAGATTTTGAGAACAGCATGTACTTTGACCGCTTCCTGCAGTGGAAGATGCTGGAGAG GCAACCAATCACTAAAGACACTTTCAGACAATACCGAGTGCTTGGGAAGGGAGGATTTGGAGAG GTGTGTGCCTGTCAAGTTCGAGCTACGGGAAAGATGTACGCCTGCAAGAAGCTGGAGAAGAAGAGGataaagaagagaaaaggagAGTCGATGGCGCTCAATGAAAAGCAGATTTTGGAGAAAGTTAACAGTAGATTTGTG GTGAGTTTAGCGTACGCGTACGAGACCAAAGACGCTCTTTGTCTGGTGCTGACCATAATGAATGGTGGCGACCTGAAGTTTCATATCTACAACATGGGCACGCCGGGCTTTGACAAAGACAGGGTCCAGTTTTATGCTGCTCAGATCTGTTGTGGTCTCAAGCATCTCCACAGGGAATCCATCGTCTACAG AGATTTAAAACCAGAGAACATCCTACTTGATGACAATG GCCACATCCGTATTTCTGACTTGGGCCTTGCTATTAAAGTGCCTGAAGGGGAGTTGATCAGAGGAAGGGTGGGGACAGTTGGCTACATGG CTCCCGAAGTGATCAATAACGAAAAGTATGGAATGAGTCCTGATTGGTGGGGGCTGGGTTGCCTCATATACGAGATGACCGCTGGGCGATCGCCCTTCCGTGCCCGCAAAGAACGAGTGAAGAGGGAGGAGGTGGAGAGAAGGGtgcaagaggaagaggaggaataCAATGACAAGTTTACAGAGGACACCAAGGAAATCTGTAGAAGG CTGCTCACCAAAGACCCGAAGCAGAGGCTAGGGTGCATGGGGGACGAAGCGGCAGGGGTCAAGGCCCACTCCTCCTTCAAGAACATCAACTTCAAGAGGCTAGAAGCTGGAATAGTGGAGCCTCCTTTTGTACCTGAT CCCCGGGCAGTCTACTGTAAGGATGTGTTGGACATTGAGCAGTTCTCCACAGTCAAGGGAGTCAATTTGGACCAAACTGACAATGACTTCTACTCCAAATTTGCTACAGGCAGTGTTTCCATCCCATGGCAGAATGAG ATGATAGAAACGGAGTGTTTCAgagatttgaatgtgtttggcCCTCAAGGGATGAGACCTCCAGACCTTGACTGGAATCAACCTCCAGAGCCTCCCCGACGCAGCCTGCTGGACAGGATCTTCAGGAG CACCCGGAGGTGCCTATTTCCCACAGCCGCGTGCAGTCTTCCAGTGTAA
- the grk5l gene encoding G protein-coupled receptor kinase 5 isoform X3 — translation MELENIVANTVLLKAREGGGGKRKGRSKKWKEILRFPHISQCTELGNSVEKDYVSICEKQPIGRQLFRLYCETRPKLQRCIQLLDAMEDYEVTPDEKRKSRGDQIVKTFLSKQSPQRVDIAEVFADQCRENLELSPCKEIFSNCRKQPITKDTFRQYRVLGKGGFGEVCACQVRATGKMYACKKLEKKRIKKRKGESMALNEKQILEKVNSRFVVSLAYAYETKDALCLVLTIMNGGDLKFHIYNMGTPGFDKDRVQFYAAQICCGLKHLHRESIVYRDLKPENILLDDNGHIRISDLGLAIKVPEGELIRGRVGTVGYMAPEVINNEKYGMSPDWWGLGCLIYEMTAGRSPFRARKERVKREEVERRVQEEEEEYNDKFTEDTKEICRRLLTKDPKQRLGCMGDEAAGVKAHSSFKNINFKRLEAGIVEPPFVPDPRAVYCKDVLDIEQFSTVKGVNLDQTDNDFYSKFATGSVSIPWQNEMIETECFRDLNVFGPQGMRPPDLDWNQPPEPPRRSLLDRIFRRHHPEVPISHSRVQSSSVNSVDSMSNSAP, via the exons atggaGCTGGAGAACATCGTGGCCAACACTGTACTGCTAAAAGCCAGAGAGG GTGGAGGAGGCAAGCGGAAAGGGAGGAGCAAAAAATGGAAGGAGATCCTTCGTTTCCCCCACATAAGTCAGTGCACTGAGCTGGGCAACAGCGTTG AAAAGGACTATGTCAGTATCTGTGAGAAACAGCCTATTGGAAGGCAACTCTTCCGTCTTTACTGTGAGACCAGACCAAAACTGCAACGCTGCATTCAACTACTGGATGCAATG GAAGATTACGAGGTGACGCCTgacgaaaaaagaaaaagcagaggGGACCAGATTGTCAAGACgtttctttccaaacaa TCACCTCAGCGTGTGGACATTGCAGAGGTCTTTGCAGATCAGTGCCGAGAAAACCTCGAGCTCAGTCCATGTAAGGAGATCTTCAGCAACTGCCGCAA GCAACCAATCACTAAAGACACTTTCAGACAATACCGAGTGCTTGGGAAGGGAGGATTTGGAGAG GTGTGTGCCTGTCAAGTTCGAGCTACGGGAAAGATGTACGCCTGCAAGAAGCTGGAGAAGAAGAGGataaagaagagaaaaggagAGTCGATGGCGCTCAATGAAAAGCAGATTTTGGAGAAAGTTAACAGTAGATTTGTG GTGAGTTTAGCGTACGCGTACGAGACCAAAGACGCTCTTTGTCTGGTGCTGACCATAATGAATGGTGGCGACCTGAAGTTTCATATCTACAACATGGGCACGCCGGGCTTTGACAAAGACAGGGTCCAGTTTTATGCTGCTCAGATCTGTTGTGGTCTCAAGCATCTCCACAGGGAATCCATCGTCTACAG AGATTTAAAACCAGAGAACATCCTACTTGATGACAATG GCCACATCCGTATTTCTGACTTGGGCCTTGCTATTAAAGTGCCTGAAGGGGAGTTGATCAGAGGAAGGGTGGGGACAGTTGGCTACATGG CTCCCGAAGTGATCAATAACGAAAAGTATGGAATGAGTCCTGATTGGTGGGGGCTGGGTTGCCTCATATACGAGATGACCGCTGGGCGATCGCCCTTCCGTGCCCGCAAAGAACGAGTGAAGAGGGAGGAGGTGGAGAGAAGGGtgcaagaggaagaggaggaataCAATGACAAGTTTACAGAGGACACCAAGGAAATCTGTAGAAGG CTGCTCACCAAAGACCCGAAGCAGAGGCTAGGGTGCATGGGGGACGAAGCGGCAGGGGTCAAGGCCCACTCCTCCTTCAAGAACATCAACTTCAAGAGGCTAGAAGCTGGAATAGTGGAGCCTCCTTTTGTACCTGAT CCCCGGGCAGTCTACTGTAAGGATGTGTTGGACATTGAGCAGTTCTCCACAGTCAAGGGAGTCAATTTGGACCAAACTGACAATGACTTCTACTCCAAATTTGCTACAGGCAGTGTTTCCATCCCATGGCAGAATGAG ATGATAGAAACGGAGTGTTTCAgagatttgaatgtgtttggcCCTCAAGGGATGAGACCTCCAGACCTTGACTGGAATCAACCTCCAGAGCCTCCCCGACGCAGCCTGCTGGACAGGATCTTCAGGAGGCAC CACCCGGAGGTGCCTATTTCCCACAGCCGCGTGCAGTCTTCCAGTGTAAACTCTGTGGACTCTATGTCCAACTCTGCCCCCTAG
- the grk5l gene encoding G protein-coupled receptor kinase 5 isoform X1, producing the protein MELENIVANTVLLKAREGGGGKRKGRSKKWKEILRFPHISQCTELGNSVEKDYVSICEKQPIGRQLFRLYCETRPKLQRCIQLLDAMEDYEVTPDEKRKSRGDQIVKTFLSKQSPQRVDIAEVFADQCRENLELSPCKEIFSNCRKAVHDYLSGAPFADFENSMYFDRFLQWKMLERQPITKDTFRQYRVLGKGGFGEVCACQVRATGKMYACKKLEKKRIKKRKGESMALNEKQILEKVNSRFVVSLAYAYETKDALCLVLTIMNGGDLKFHIYNMGTPGFDKDRVQFYAAQICCGLKHLHRESIVYRDLKPENILLDDNGHIRISDLGLAIKVPEGELIRGRVGTVGYMAPEVINNEKYGMSPDWWGLGCLIYEMTAGRSPFRARKERVKREEVERRVQEEEEEYNDKFTEDTKEICRRLLTKDPKQRLGCMGDEAAGVKAHSSFKNINFKRLEAGIVEPPFVPDPRAVYCKDVLDIEQFSTVKGVNLDQTDNDFYSKFATGSVSIPWQNEMIETECFRDLNVFGPQGMRPPDLDWNQPPEPPRRSLLDRIFRRHHPEVPISHSRVQSSSVNSVDSMSNSAP; encoded by the exons atggaGCTGGAGAACATCGTGGCCAACACTGTACTGCTAAAAGCCAGAGAGG GTGGAGGAGGCAAGCGGAAAGGGAGGAGCAAAAAATGGAAGGAGATCCTTCGTTTCCCCCACATAAGTCAGTGCACTGAGCTGGGCAACAGCGTTG AAAAGGACTATGTCAGTATCTGTGAGAAACAGCCTATTGGAAGGCAACTCTTCCGTCTTTACTGTGAGACCAGACCAAAACTGCAACGCTGCATTCAACTACTGGATGCAATG GAAGATTACGAGGTGACGCCTgacgaaaaaagaaaaagcagaggGGACCAGATTGTCAAGACgtttctttccaaacaa TCACCTCAGCGTGTGGACATTGCAGAGGTCTTTGCAGATCAGTGCCGAGAAAACCTCGAGCTCAGTCCATGTAAGGAGATCTTCAGCAACTGCCGCAA AGCTGTACACGACTACCTGAGCGGGGCTCCATTTGCAGATTTTGAGAACAGCATGTACTTTGACCGCTTCCTGCAGTGGAAGATGCTGGAGAG GCAACCAATCACTAAAGACACTTTCAGACAATACCGAGTGCTTGGGAAGGGAGGATTTGGAGAG GTGTGTGCCTGTCAAGTTCGAGCTACGGGAAAGATGTACGCCTGCAAGAAGCTGGAGAAGAAGAGGataaagaagagaaaaggagAGTCGATGGCGCTCAATGAAAAGCAGATTTTGGAGAAAGTTAACAGTAGATTTGTG GTGAGTTTAGCGTACGCGTACGAGACCAAAGACGCTCTTTGTCTGGTGCTGACCATAATGAATGGTGGCGACCTGAAGTTTCATATCTACAACATGGGCACGCCGGGCTTTGACAAAGACAGGGTCCAGTTTTATGCTGCTCAGATCTGTTGTGGTCTCAAGCATCTCCACAGGGAATCCATCGTCTACAG AGATTTAAAACCAGAGAACATCCTACTTGATGACAATG GCCACATCCGTATTTCTGACTTGGGCCTTGCTATTAAAGTGCCTGAAGGGGAGTTGATCAGAGGAAGGGTGGGGACAGTTGGCTACATGG CTCCCGAAGTGATCAATAACGAAAAGTATGGAATGAGTCCTGATTGGTGGGGGCTGGGTTGCCTCATATACGAGATGACCGCTGGGCGATCGCCCTTCCGTGCCCGCAAAGAACGAGTGAAGAGGGAGGAGGTGGAGAGAAGGGtgcaagaggaagaggaggaataCAATGACAAGTTTACAGAGGACACCAAGGAAATCTGTAGAAGG CTGCTCACCAAAGACCCGAAGCAGAGGCTAGGGTGCATGGGGGACGAAGCGGCAGGGGTCAAGGCCCACTCCTCCTTCAAGAACATCAACTTCAAGAGGCTAGAAGCTGGAATAGTGGAGCCTCCTTTTGTACCTGAT CCCCGGGCAGTCTACTGTAAGGATGTGTTGGACATTGAGCAGTTCTCCACAGTCAAGGGAGTCAATTTGGACCAAACTGACAATGACTTCTACTCCAAATTTGCTACAGGCAGTGTTTCCATCCCATGGCAGAATGAG ATGATAGAAACGGAGTGTTTCAgagatttgaatgtgtttggcCCTCAAGGGATGAGACCTCCAGACCTTGACTGGAATCAACCTCCAGAGCCTCCCCGACGCAGCCTGCTGGACAGGATCTTCAGGAGGCAC CACCCGGAGGTGCCTATTTCCCACAGCCGCGTGCAGTCTTCCAGTGTAAACTCTGTGGACTCTATGTCCAACTCTGCCCCCTAG
- the grk5l gene encoding G protein-coupled receptor kinase 5 isoform X4 produces MELENIVANTVLLKAREGGGGKRKGRSKKWKEILRFPHISQCTELGNSVEKDYVSICEKQPIGRQLFRLYCETRPKLQRCIQLLDAMEDYEVTPDEKRKSRGDQIVKTFLSKQSPQRVDIAEVFADQCRENLELSPCKEIFSNCRKAVHDYLSGAPFADFENSMYFDRFLQWKMLERQPITKDTFRQYRVLGKGGFGEVCACQVRATGKMYACKKLEKKRIKKRKGESMALNEKQILEKVNSRFVVSLAYAYETKDALCLVLTIMNGGDLKFHIYNMGTPGFDKDRVQFYAAQICCGLKHLHRESIVYRDLKPENILLDDNGHIRISDLGLAIKVPEGELIRGRVGTVGYMAPEVINNEKYGMSPDWWGLGCLIYEMTAGRSPFRARKERVKREEVERRVQEEEEEYNDKFTEDTKEICRRLLTKDPKQRLGCMGDEAAGVKAHSSFKNINFKRLEAGIVEPPFVPDPRAVYCKDVLDIEQFSTVKGVNLDQTDNDFYSKFATGSVSIPWQNEG; encoded by the exons atggaGCTGGAGAACATCGTGGCCAACACTGTACTGCTAAAAGCCAGAGAGG GTGGAGGAGGCAAGCGGAAAGGGAGGAGCAAAAAATGGAAGGAGATCCTTCGTTTCCCCCACATAAGTCAGTGCACTGAGCTGGGCAACAGCGTTG AAAAGGACTATGTCAGTATCTGTGAGAAACAGCCTATTGGAAGGCAACTCTTCCGTCTTTACTGTGAGACCAGACCAAAACTGCAACGCTGCATTCAACTACTGGATGCAATG GAAGATTACGAGGTGACGCCTgacgaaaaaagaaaaagcagaggGGACCAGATTGTCAAGACgtttctttccaaacaa TCACCTCAGCGTGTGGACATTGCAGAGGTCTTTGCAGATCAGTGCCGAGAAAACCTCGAGCTCAGTCCATGTAAGGAGATCTTCAGCAACTGCCGCAA AGCTGTACACGACTACCTGAGCGGGGCTCCATTTGCAGATTTTGAGAACAGCATGTACTTTGACCGCTTCCTGCAGTGGAAGATGCTGGAGAG GCAACCAATCACTAAAGACACTTTCAGACAATACCGAGTGCTTGGGAAGGGAGGATTTGGAGAG GTGTGTGCCTGTCAAGTTCGAGCTACGGGAAAGATGTACGCCTGCAAGAAGCTGGAGAAGAAGAGGataaagaagagaaaaggagAGTCGATGGCGCTCAATGAAAAGCAGATTTTGGAGAAAGTTAACAGTAGATTTGTG GTGAGTTTAGCGTACGCGTACGAGACCAAAGACGCTCTTTGTCTGGTGCTGACCATAATGAATGGTGGCGACCTGAAGTTTCATATCTACAACATGGGCACGCCGGGCTTTGACAAAGACAGGGTCCAGTTTTATGCTGCTCAGATCTGTTGTGGTCTCAAGCATCTCCACAGGGAATCCATCGTCTACAG AGATTTAAAACCAGAGAACATCCTACTTGATGACAATG GCCACATCCGTATTTCTGACTTGGGCCTTGCTATTAAAGTGCCTGAAGGGGAGTTGATCAGAGGAAGGGTGGGGACAGTTGGCTACATGG CTCCCGAAGTGATCAATAACGAAAAGTATGGAATGAGTCCTGATTGGTGGGGGCTGGGTTGCCTCATATACGAGATGACCGCTGGGCGATCGCCCTTCCGTGCCCGCAAAGAACGAGTGAAGAGGGAGGAGGTGGAGAGAAGGGtgcaagaggaagaggaggaataCAATGACAAGTTTACAGAGGACACCAAGGAAATCTGTAGAAGG CTGCTCACCAAAGACCCGAAGCAGAGGCTAGGGTGCATGGGGGACGAAGCGGCAGGGGTCAAGGCCCACTCCTCCTTCAAGAACATCAACTTCAAGAGGCTAGAAGCTGGAATAGTGGAGCCTCCTTTTGTACCTGAT CCCCGGGCAGTCTACTGTAAGGATGTGTTGGACATTGAGCAGTTCTCCACAGTCAAGGGAGTCAATTTGGACCAAACTGACAATGACTTCTACTCCAAATTTGCTACAGGCAGTGTTTCCATCCCATGGCAGAATGAG GGATGA
- the star gene encoding steroidogenic acute regulatory protein, mitochondrial → MLPATFKLCAGISYRHMRNMRGLRKNAIVAIHHELDRLAGPGPSNWISQVRRRSSFLSSPIKEENGYSEEEMSYVKQGEDALQKAIGILSEQEGWIVETVAANGDKVLSKVLPGIGKVFRLEVLLDQHPDSLYGELVGNMEQMAEWNPNVKQVKILQKIGKDTLVTHEVSGDTPGNVVGPRDFVSVRCAKRRGSACFLAGTSTQHPKMPEQRGVVRAENGPTCIVMKPSSEDPNKTKFTWLLNIDLKGWIPKTIINKVLSQTQVDFANHLRQRMANQVSVEMAHTC, encoded by the exons ATGCTTCCTGCAACTTTCAAACTGTGCGCTGGCATCTCCTACCGCCATATGAGGAACATGAGAG GTTTAAGAAAGAATGCAATTGTGGCTATACACCATGAGCTGGACCGACTTGCCGGTCCAGGCCCCAGTAACTGGATCAGCCAAGTCCGGAGAAGAAGTTCCTTCCTCA GTTCTCCGATTAAGGAGGAGAATGGATACAGTGAGGAAGAAATGTCCTATGTGAAACAAGGTGAAGATGCGCTGCAGAAAGCTATTGGCATCCTCAGTGAGCAGGAGGGCTGGATTGTTGAGACTGTCGCT GCAAACGGAGATAAAGTCTTGAGTAAGGTGTTGCCTGGCATCGGAAAGGTGTTCAGGTTAGAGGTTCTGTTAGACCAACATCCTGATAGCCTTTATGGAGAGCTGGTGGGAAACATGGAGCAGATGGCTGAGTGGAACCCAAACGTGAAGCAGGTCAAG ATTCTTCAAAAGATCGGCAAGGACACATTGGTGACCCATGAGGTATCAGGAGACACACCGGGCAATGTAGTGGGGCCTCGGGATTTTGTCAGTGTTCGCTGTGCAAAGCGCCGCGGCTCCGCCTGCTTCCTGGCTGGAACGTCCACTCAACACCCAAAGATgcctgagcagaggggtgtggtCAG GGCAGAGAATGGACCCACTTGTATAGTTATGAAGCCCAGCAGTGAAGACCCCAATAAGACCAAGTTCACTTGGTTACTAAATATAGATTTAAAG GGTTGGATCCCAAAGACAATCATCAACAAAGTGCTCTCCCAGACACAGGTGGACTTTGCCAACCACCTCAGGCAAAGGATGGCCAATCAGGTTTCCGTGGAGATGGCTCACACTTGCTGA
- the elmod3 gene encoding ELMO domain-containing protein 3 translates to MEEDTDVTFYREGQNGLSPECNSSEETTNGHSNQKPVMNGLIISHSVRDHTNDCAPLTSLPISALKQNGLLQTLAAGGDQTKPAEGDEELEKARQEWEALENIQPALTDDSNPTPLISFNEALQYFQTTDLGDVLKNIQPTIRRTGLAAITHFLFGPPRLNRELTEERDLVFAIAQCHVDNSQIVHMRVLQTIYKRLIGCRLDCPRYGTHWENIGFQGMDPATDLRGTGFLGLMHTLYFVMDPETLPLARDIYKLSQHPTQNFPFSVMSINMTRIALQVLREEALSKECNRRQQVVGVLNEFYVATYLHLYQLWKTQQKTIADSGFVIKEVELFAKKNPKQMLRRLEVFLKERRAGGVPRGTSPEPPAQQPSPSVEERAARVTSGQGSKAKEMHFTGVCELPSDMEGDARLI, encoded by the exons ATGGAAGAAGACACTGATGTCACTTTCTACCGTGAG GGACAAAATGGTTTGTCTCCTGAATGTAACTCATCAGAGGAGACCACCAATGGACACTCGAACCAAAAGCCT gtTATGAATGGACTAATTATCAGTCACAGTGTCAGAGATCACACCAATGACTGTGCACCCCTCACATCCCTGCCG ATTTCAGCACTAAAGCAGAATGGTCTCCTGCAGACTCTTGCAGCAGGAGGGGACCAGACTAAACCTGCAG AAGGAGATGAGGAGTTGGAAAAGGCCAGACAGGAGTGGGAGGCTCTAGAAAATATCCAACCAG CTCTCACTGATGACTCAAACCCTACACCGCTCATCTCTTTCAATGAAGCTCTTCAGTACTTCCAGACTACAGATCTCGGGGACGTGCTT AAGAACATCCAGCCAACTATTCGCAGGACAGGTCTCGCTGCCATCACACATTTCCTTTTTGGGCCCCCTCGACTGAACAGGGAACTCACAGAGGAGCGGGATCTTGTCTTTGCCATTGCGCAAT GCCATGTGGACAACAGCCAGATAGTCCACATGCGCGTTCTCCAGACCATTTATAAAAGGCTCATTGGCTGCAGACTGGACTGTCCTCGTTATGGGACACACTGGGAAAACATTGGCTTTCAGG GTATGGACCCAGCTACAGACCTGCGTGGTACTGGTTTCCTGGGACTCATGCACACATTGTATTTTGTGATGGACCCAGAAACTCTGCCCTTGGCTCGAGACATCTACAAGTTGTCCCAACACCCTAcacag AACTTTCCTTTCAGTGTGATGTCAATCAACATGACGCGCATCGCTCTGCAGGTGCTCAGAGAAGAGGCCTTGTCAAA GGAGTGCAATCGTCGACAGCAAGTTGTTGGTGTGCTGAATGAATTTTACGTGGCCACGTACCTGCACCTGTACCAACTGTGGAAGACGCAACAGAAAACCATTGCTGACTCTGGCTTTGTGATAAAAG AAGTGGAGCTGTTCGCCAAAAAGAACCCAAAGCAGATGCTTCGCCGACTAGAGGTCTTCCTGAAAGAGAGACGGGCAGGTGGAGTCCCCCGTGGGACGTCGCCAGAGCCACCGGCTCAGCAACCTTCTCCCAGCGTGGAGGAACGAGCAGCCAGAGTGACGAGTGGGCAGGGAAGCAAAGCAAAAGAGATGCACTTCACAGGGGTGTGTGAGCTACCATCTGACATGGAGGGTGATGCCAGACTCATTTAA